A region from the Chlamydiales bacterium genome encodes:
- a CDS encoding inverse autotransporter beta domain-containing protein, which yields MPISEKALLLILLTSPLLAEESRTPRFIITNEEIVFHTKEPRWVSDAQEEYGSAPVNRKDSEPASISTWNCQNAAHPFFMDLRHREEKGIGYSKGYSSADLFLSHMTETWLTPFFDLRGHYFNDEKYAANGGFGLRDISQSLQVVFGVNIFYDWRQIQRGHFQQVGAGIEVLGKKWDFRVNGYLPIIRRRKSIVTEREPEAGGTEISSKVIYNFIGGDIEMGRTLIKCHDLHLKATGGSYYLNGLFNKQVIGGFLRLSGYVSPYVAFEGQGSYDPHFKWIGQGQLSLVIPFGRRLFDLKKGGCPNERYLPQERLLEQVSRFEIIPTSKHHRKFFKRS from the coding sequence ATGCCGATTTCTGAAAAAGCGCTCCTCCTCATTCTCCTCACCTCTCCCCTCCTTGCCGAGGAGAGCAGAACTCCCCGCTTTATCATCACGAATGAAGAGATCGTGTTTCATACAAAGGAGCCGCGCTGGGTGAGTGATGCCCAAGAAGAGTATGGTTCAGCTCCCGTTAACAGAAAAGATAGCGAGCCCGCGTCGATCTCCACCTGGAACTGCCAGAATGCAGCCCATCCATTCTTTATGGATCTCAGACACAGAGAGGAGAAGGGAATCGGCTATAGCAAGGGCTACTCATCCGCCGACCTCTTCCTCTCACACATGACTGAAACCTGGCTAACCCCCTTCTTTGATCTAAGAGGCCACTACTTTAACGATGAGAAGTATGCTGCAAATGGCGGATTCGGCCTGAGAGACATCTCCCAATCGCTGCAAGTGGTCTTCGGCGTGAACATCTTCTACGACTGGAGACAGATTCAGCGCGGACACTTCCAGCAGGTTGGAGCGGGCATTGAAGTTCTAGGAAAAAAATGGGACTTTAGAGTGAACGGCTACCTCCCGATCATCAGAAGAAGAAAGTCGATTGTTACGGAGAGAGAGCCAGAAGCTGGCGGAACAGAGATCAGCAGCAAGGTGATCTACAACTTCATCGGCGGAGATATCGAAATGGGTAGAACCCTGATTAAGTGCCACGACCTGCACTTAAAAGCCACCGGCGGCTCCTACTATCTAAATGGCCTCTTCAACAAGCAGGTGATCGGCGGCTTCCTCCGCCTCTCGGGCTACGTCTCTCCCTACGTCGCCTTCGAAGGCCAAGGCTCTTACGACCCCCACTTCAAGTGGATCGGTCAGGGACAGCTCTCCCTCGTCATCCCCTTCGGCCGTCGCCTCTTCGATCTTAAAAAAGGCGGCTGCCCCAACGAGCGCTACCTGCCGCAAGAGCGCCTCCTCGAGCAGGTCTCCCGCTTCGAGATCATCCCCACCTCGAAGCACCACCGTAAATTCTTTAAGAGATCTTGA
- a CDS encoding class I SAM-dependent methyltransferase: MKKKRADECKMEFGTDELGHEILLKDGKFQVMMEWERPYMEACIDALKPSGDVLEIGFGCGYSAKRIQDYKPKSHTIIEYHPVVAERARKWAENYPNVKIVEDTWQNALDKLGAFDAIFFDDYPLQSEEELLKLDLEKSRASSIVNAGRKKMEELEKELSHCLKGIKYSDEDIEQFFTLAEKEGRADPKLFIRFFAELEEKGGITKKQREWALKRLKEKGLITDKQITEFLAEKKPPAISAQMRSCGDRLFDFLDRCLKKHMRVGSRFSCFLTDATSKFEDEKFFNMIITNPLLEYHEHRIPIVVPPNCKYYTGDAALVVTIIKIG; encoded by the coding sequence ATGAAGAAAAAGAGAGCTGATGAGTGCAAAATGGAGTTTGGTACCGATGAGTTGGGACACGAGATCCTTCTCAAAGATGGCAAATTCCAGGTGATGATGGAGTGGGAAAGACCCTACATGGAGGCGTGCATCGACGCGCTTAAGCCCAGCGGCGACGTGCTCGAAATAGGCTTTGGCTGCGGGTATTCTGCAAAGCGCATCCAAGACTATAAGCCCAAAAGCCACACGATTATCGAATACCATCCCGTGGTGGCAGAGCGGGCGCGCAAGTGGGCAGAGAACTACCCTAATGTGAAGATCGTTGAAGATACTTGGCAAAACGCCCTGGATAAACTGGGCGCATTTGATGCGATCTTTTTTGACGACTATCCCTTGCAGAGCGAGGAGGAGCTGTTAAAGCTCGATCTTGAGAAGAGCCGCGCAAGCTCAATTGTAAATGCAGGTAGAAAGAAGATGGAGGAGTTAGAAAAGGAGCTCTCGCACTGTCTCAAGGGCATTAAGTATAGCGATGAGGATATCGAGCAGTTTTTTACCCTAGCCGAGAAGGAGGGGAGAGCCGATCCAAAGCTCTTCATCCGCTTTTTTGCAGAGCTAGAAGAGAAGGGGGGCATCACAAAGAAGCAGAGAGAGTGGGCTCTTAAACGCCTCAAAGAGAAGGGGCTCATTACCGATAAGCAGATCACAGAATTTTTGGCAGAGAAGAAGCCGCCTGCGATCTCTGCTCAGATGCGCAGCTGTGGAGATCGCCTCTTCGACTTTTTAGATAGATGCCTTAAAAAGCACATGAGGGTCGGCTCTCGCTTCTCCTGCTTTTTAACCGATGCGACTTCCAAGTTCGAGGATGAGAAGTTCTTCAATATGATCATCACGAATCCTCTCCTGGAGTATCACGAGCACCGCATCCCGATCGTAGTCCCTCCCAACTGCAAGTACTACACTGGAGATGCGGCTCTCGTCGTCACCATCATCAAGATAGGTTAA
- a CDS encoding AsmA family protein, with translation MKKTLSIILVILTCAVVVAFVAWNRVPDMLSTRLSKALGVGVSIGGMGITPASLSMKNLEIGNPAGSILAKAFSCGLIGVNAPLTRYLSDDIVIEEIRLENVYLGLEFKNAKGTDGNWTVIMGNLQKSIASEQPKESKGPSRTVLIKKLALVNLDTDVVYREDGGKVKHLPTIPYMELTNLSSEGAFPVDQLMSSVLGQMLKQVFIKQNLNNMIQDVLKDPTGTVDKYLGPFKRFIPSSYNHKQPQSNEAAS, from the coding sequence ATGAAAAAGACCTTGTCCATCATTCTGGTCATACTAACATGCGCGGTAGTAGTCGCATTTGTCGCCTGGAATAGGGTGCCCGATATGCTTTCAACGCGCCTTTCGAAAGCTCTCGGCGTCGGAGTCTCTATTGGCGGAATGGGAATCACCCCAGCTTCACTTAGCATGAAAAATCTAGAAATTGGAAATCCAGCAGGCTCGATACTCGCTAAAGCCTTCTCTTGCGGGCTTATCGGCGTTAATGCTCCTCTCACCCGCTACTTAAGCGACGATATCGTGATTGAAGAGATCAGACTAGAGAACGTCTACCTCGGCCTCGAATTTAAAAACGCCAAAGGAACAGACGGAAACTGGACTGTCATCATGGGAAATCTACAAAAGTCTATAGCAAGTGAGCAGCCTAAAGAATCAAAAGGCCCCTCAAGAACTGTACTCATCAAGAAGCTCGCTCTCGTCAATTTGGATACTGATGTGGTCTACCGCGAAGATGGGGGCAAGGTGAAACATCTGCCAACAATCCCTTACATGGAACTGACCAACCTAAGCAGCGAGGGGGCCTTCCCTGTCGATCAGCTAATGAGCAGCGTCTTAGGCCAGATGCTTAAGCAGGTCTTCATCAAGCAGAACCTCAATAACATGATTCAAGATGTACTCAAAGACCCTACCGGCACAGTAGATAAGTACCTCGGCCCATTCAAAAGATTCATCCCCTCTTCATACAATCACAAGCAGCCTCAATCCAATGAGGCTGCTTCCTAG
- the groL gene encoding chaperonin GroEL (60 kDa chaperone family; promotes refolding of misfolded polypeptides especially under stressful conditions; forms two stacked rings of heptamers to form a barrel-shaped 14mer; ends can be capped by GroES; misfolded proteins enter the barrel where they are refolded when GroES binds): MAAKDIKFREEARQKILKGVRALSSAVKVTLGPKGRNVAIDKAYGAPHITKDGVTVAKEIELEDKHENMGAQMVKEVASKTADKAGDGTTTATVLAEAIYSEGLRNVTAGANPMEIKRGIEKAVKEITSEIQKISKPIQDKKEIAQVATISANGDTEIGEIIANAMERVGKDGTITVEEGKGFETELSVVEGMTFDRGFLSAYFITNPEAQECVMEDAFVLIYEKKIAAMKEFLPILQAVAETGRPLLIIAEDVEGEALATLVVNKLRVGLKVCAVKAPGFGDRRKAILQDIAVLTGGQLISEELGIKLETVTIDMLGKVKKAVVMKEETTLVEGAGKKSAIQECIALIKNQIEKSTSDYDREKLQERLAKLAGGVGIISVGAATEIEMKEKKDRVDDAVHATKAAVEEGILPGGGVALLRCIPALEKLAASLKGDEKLGVEIIIKAISYPLKQIAENAGCEGSIIVQKVAQMATYEGWNAQTEEYGNMLKMGIVDPTKVVRLAIELSASIAAMLLTTEAIITEEADEKKSPSGGHAMSGADY, translated from the coding sequence ATGGCTGCAAAAGACATTAAGTTCCGGGAAGAAGCCCGCCAGAAAATTTTAAAAGGCGTACGCGCTTTATCTTCTGCTGTAAAAGTTACACTCGGTCCTAAAGGCCGCAACGTCGCTATCGATAAAGCATACGGCGCACCGCACATCACAAAAGACGGTGTGACTGTCGCAAAAGAGATCGAACTCGAAGACAAGCACGAGAACATGGGCGCTCAGATGGTGAAAGAGGTTGCTAGCAAGACTGCCGATAAAGCAGGCGATGGCACCACAACTGCAACCGTCTTAGCCGAAGCGATCTACAGCGAAGGCCTCCGCAATGTGACTGCTGGCGCAAATCCGATGGAGATCAAACGCGGAATCGAGAAAGCGGTTAAAGAGATCACTTCTGAGATCCAGAAGATCAGCAAGCCAATTCAAGACAAGAAAGAGATCGCACAAGTTGCGACCATCTCCGCTAACGGTGACACAGAGATCGGCGAGATCATTGCAAATGCGATGGAGCGCGTCGGGAAAGATGGCACGATCACAGTTGAAGAGGGCAAGGGCTTTGAGACTGAGCTCAGCGTCGTTGAAGGGATGACCTTCGACCGCGGCTTCCTCTCTGCTTATTTCATCACAAATCCAGAAGCGCAAGAGTGCGTGATGGAAGATGCGTTTGTTCTCATCTACGAGAAGAAGATCGCTGCGATGAAGGAGTTCCTCCCTATCCTGCAAGCTGTAGCAGAAACTGGACGTCCTCTGCTTATCATCGCTGAAGATGTCGAAGGCGAAGCTCTTGCAACTCTCGTCGTAAACAAGCTGCGCGTTGGACTGAAAGTCTGCGCTGTAAAGGCTCCTGGCTTTGGCGACCGCCGCAAAGCGATCCTCCAAGACATCGCCGTCCTAACTGGCGGACAGCTGATCAGCGAAGAGCTCGGCATTAAACTTGAGACTGTCACAATCGACATGCTCGGCAAGGTCAAAAAGGCCGTAGTTATGAAAGAGGAGACAACTCTGGTTGAAGGCGCAGGCAAAAAATCTGCAATTCAAGAGTGCATCGCTCTCATTAAGAATCAGATCGAGAAGAGCACCTCAGACTACGACCGCGAGAAGCTCCAAGAGCGCCTCGCGAAACTAGCTGGCGGTGTTGGCATCATCAGCGTCGGAGCTGCGACTGAGATCGAGATGAAAGAGAAGAAAGACCGCGTCGATGACGCCGTCCATGCGACAAAAGCTGCAGTAGAGGAGGGCATCCTCCCAGGTGGCGGCGTGGCACTACTTCGCTGCATCCCAGCTCTTGAGAAGCTCGCTGCCTCACTAAAAGGCGATGAGAAGCTCGGTGTTGAGATCATCATCAAAGCGATCAGCTATCCGTTAAAACAGATCGCTGAAAACGCGGGATGCGAAGGCTCGATCATCGTTCAGAAGGTCGCTCAGATGGCAACTTACGAGGGATGGAACGCCCAGACTGAAGAGTATGGAAACATGCTCAAGATGGGTATCGTCGATCCTACAAAGGTCGTCAGATTGGCAATCGAACTCTCAGCCTCAATTGCGGCGATGCTTCTCACAACAGAGGCGATCATCACTGAAGAGGCGGACGAGAAGAAATCTCCTTCTGGCGGTCACGCAATGAGCGGAGCCGACTACTAA
- a CDS encoding co-chaperone GroES yields the protein MAQQTEKKTSLKPLADRVVAKRLEQQETLKGGIILPDSAKKKQESAKVMAIGPGRTNKEGKLIPMPVKVGDVILMDKYSGQEVTVDDEDLVIVKADDIIAIVE from the coding sequence ATGGCGCAACAGACAGAAAAAAAGACCTCTTTAAAACCACTCGCAGACCGCGTTGTCGCAAAACGCTTGGAGCAGCAAGAGACTCTTAAAGGTGGAATCATCCTCCCCGATTCAGCGAAGAAGAAGCAGGAGTCGGCGAAAGTTATGGCTATCGGCCCTGGCCGCACAAACAAAGAGGGAAAGCTGATCCCTATGCCAGTTAAAGTCGGCGACGTCATTCTCATGGATAAATACTCTGGACAAGAGGTCACTGTAGACGATGAGGATCTCGTCATTGTGAAGGCTGATGATATCATTGCTATTGTAGAATAA
- the pepF gene encoding oligoendopeptidase F codes for MTSSSTEQKKTRSREEIAQEDRWNVQALYASDKAWEEDMKKWGREEKKEGHWPEITAFKGHLAEGPEKLCSLFKTLFEIERVLSKIYTYAHLRHDEDVANDTYKKAYARISSLLFDLRQETSWIEPEILALPEEKLGQYLKAPALKEYHIYLEKIVRLKPHTLSAEKEELVALAGNALETASKAFGSFNNADLKFPHVEDSQGKKLELTHGKLSLYLRSQDRKLRKEAFQTLHKSYREYENTLCELINGQVQKHVFNMRSRKYKSCVEAALFPHQVDPEVYCSLIDTVRKNLGSIHRYMSLRKRILKYDELHMYDLHVPLVSEVSFSIDYPEAVDQIVKSVAPLGAEYQKALENGLKRDKWVDKYENLRKRSGAYSSGCYDSMPYILMNYQGTFQDLMTLAHEAGHSMHSFLSCKTQPYHDSQYPIFVAEVASTFNEELLSHDLLAKTKDKGLRAFLINQKIEDIRATFFRQTMFAEFELRLHQWAEEGVPLTPALLKAEYRKLNSDYFGKDLVIDEEIDIEWARIPHFYYNFYVYQYATGISAALALCERVLKEGGDTKERYLRFLSSGGSQYPLDLLKVAGVDMRKPDAVEATIRLFDSLVDELAKLI; via the coding sequence ATGACTTCTTCATCTACAGAACAAAAGAAGACTAGATCTCGAGAGGAGATCGCTCAAGAAGACCGCTGGAACGTTCAGGCCCTCTACGCGAGCGATAAGGCTTGGGAAGAGGATATGAAGAAGTGGGGGAGAGAGGAGAAGAAAGAGGGGCACTGGCCTGAGATTACAGCCTTTAAAGGGCACCTTGCCGAAGGTCCAGAAAAGCTCTGCTCTCTATTTAAAACTCTTTTTGAAATCGAAAGAGTCCTTTCAAAAATTTATACCTATGCCCACTTGCGCCACGACGAAGATGTGGCAAATGATACTTATAAAAAGGCCTACGCGCGGATCAGCTCTCTTCTCTTTGACCTGAGACAAGAGACCTCTTGGATCGAGCCGGAGATCCTCGCTCTTCCCGAAGAGAAGCTTGGTCAGTATCTCAAGGCGCCCGCTCTTAAAGAGTATCATATCTATCTCGAAAAGATCGTCAGGCTCAAGCCACACACACTCTCGGCTGAGAAGGAGGAGCTGGTTGCACTCGCTGGCAACGCATTAGAGACAGCTTCGAAGGCGTTTGGTTCGTTTAACAATGCCGACCTGAAATTTCCCCACGTCGAAGATAGCCAGGGAAAGAAGCTCGAGCTCACACATGGAAAGCTCTCCCTCTATCTGCGCAGCCAAGATCGCAAACTCCGAAAGGAGGCGTTTCAAACCCTGCATAAGAGTTATAGAGAGTATGAGAATACACTCTGCGAGCTCATCAATGGGCAGGTGCAGAAGCACGTGTTTAACATGAGATCGAGAAAGTATAAGTCGTGCGTTGAAGCGGCTCTCTTTCCCCACCAGGTAGATCCTGAGGTCTACTGTTCGCTCATCGACACTGTGCGTAAGAATTTGGGCTCTATCCACCGCTACATGAGCCTCCGAAAGCGCATCCTGAAGTATGATGAACTTCACATGTACGACCTACACGTTCCTCTCGTGTCGGAGGTCTCCTTTTCTATCGACTATCCAGAAGCAGTAGACCAGATTGTCAAATCGGTAGCTCCACTCGGAGCAGAGTATCAGAAGGCTCTTGAAAATGGTTTAAAGCGCGACAAGTGGGTGGATAAGTATGAGAACCTAAGAAAGCGCTCTGGTGCTTATTCGAGCGGCTGCTATGACAGCATGCCCTATATTCTGATGAACTACCAGGGGACCTTCCAGGATCTAATGACGCTTGCGCACGAAGCCGGCCATAGCATGCACTCTTTCTTAAGTTGTAAAACGCAGCCCTACCACGACTCTCAATACCCGATCTTCGTTGCAGAGGTCGCCTCTACATTTAACGAAGAGCTCTTAAGCCACGATCTGCTTGCTAAAACAAAAGATAAGGGGCTTCGCGCCTTTCTCATTAATCAGAAGATCGAAGATATCCGCGCGACCTTCTTCAGACAGACGATGTTTGCAGAGTTTGAGCTCCGCCTGCACCAGTGGGCAGAAGAGGGAGTCCCTCTCACGCCAGCTCTTCTGAAAGCCGAATATAGAAAATTAAACAGCGACTATTTTGGTAAAGATCTAGTAATCGACGAGGAGATCGATATCGAGTGGGCGAGAATTCCCCACTTCTACTACAACTTCTACGTCTACCAGTATGCAACCGGAATTAGCGCTGCTTTAGCTCTTTGCGAGAGGGTCTTGAAAGAGGGGGGAGATACTAAAGAGCGCTACCTGCGCTTCCTCTCCTCCGGCGGCAGCCAGTATCCGCTAGATCTTCTTAAAGTTGCAGGCGTCGACATGCGCAAACCAGATGCTGTAGAGGCGACAATCCGACTCTTCGACTCTCTTGTGGATGAGCTTGCCAAGTTGATCTAA
- a CDS encoding HPr family phosphocarrier protein, producing MARKLKDTFVVVNEKGLHTRPSTELVKCASSFKSQVTLCYQEMSVNAKSLLGILMLAASRGAKIQIEAEGDDAEQAIKTILTLARNKFNIKY from the coding sequence ATGGCACGAAAACTCAAAGACACTTTTGTAGTTGTCAACGAAAAGGGTCTCCACACACGTCCATCTACAGAGCTCGTGAAGTGCGCCTCCTCCTTCAAGTCGCAGGTTACCCTCTGCTACCAGGAGATGAGTGTCAATGCCAAATCCCTTCTCGGGATTCTCATGCTGGCGGCCTCTCGAGGCGCCAAGATCCAGATTGAAGCTGAAGGCGACGATGCAGAGCAGGCGATCAAGACGATCCTCACCCTCGCCCGCAACAAATTCAACATCAAGTACTAG
- a CDS encoding bifunctional nuclease family protein, translating into MSSELIPISFNKIMQSRSYTVIILGTEEKKFAIYTEPTVGQNIQTYLTEEHKPRPYTHDLIKSIFDGFEIKVLQVVINNVEDTIYFARIFLEQQLGEMRQIVEIDARPSDAITLALMHNAPVFCRKEILEKAVPIQE; encoded by the coding sequence ATGTCGTCTGAGCTAATTCCTATCTCTTTTAATAAGATCATGCAGTCGCGCTCGTATACGGTGATCATCCTGGGAACGGAGGAGAAGAAGTTTGCCATCTATACCGAGCCAACCGTCGGCCAGAACATCCAGACCTACCTCACAGAAGAGCATAAGCCAAGGCCCTACACTCACGACCTGATTAAGTCGATCTTCGATGGATTTGAGATCAAAGTGCTTCAAGTCGTAATCAACAACGTCGAGGATACGATCTACTTTGCTAGAATCTTCCTCGAGCAGCAGCTCGGCGAGATGCGCCAAATCGTGGAGATCGACGCAAGACCGAGCGACGCCATCACCCTAGCCCTCATGCACAACGCACCCGTCTTCTGCAGAAAAGAGATACTTGAAAAGGCCGTCCCCATCCAAGAGTAG
- the rpiA gene encoding ribose-5-phosphate isomerase RpiA produces the protein MSKFPPEAIKKAVGYAAAEFVQSGMIVGLGTGSTAAFFIERLIQRCKEGLSVRAVSSSIASASLAQRGGIPLIDIESITHIDLTVDGADEIDPQKRMIKGGGGAFVREKIVANMSHEMIVIIDESKLVPHLGTRRLPVEILPFAHTATAHHLQKIGYTGKWRTKGDGSLYVTDNQNFIFDIQLAQPCLTPEKEHETLIRVPGVVDTGFFFNLAGRVVVGFPDGQLIIQ, from the coding sequence ATGAGTAAATTCCCACCCGAAGCGATAAAAAAAGCGGTAGGCTATGCAGCTGCCGAGTTTGTCCAGAGCGGAATGATCGTCGGATTGGGCACAGGATCGACCGCAGCGTTTTTTATTGAGCGATTAATTCAGAGATGCAAAGAGGGCCTCTCGGTTCGGGCGGTCTCCAGCTCGATCGCTTCAGCTTCCCTCGCGCAGAGAGGTGGCATCCCCCTCATCGATATCGAAAGCATCACTCACATCGACCTCACCGTCGACGGCGCCGATGAGATCGACCCGCAGAAGCGCATGATCAAGGGAGGAGGTGGCGCATTCGTCCGAGAGAAGATCGTCGCCAACATGAGCCACGAGATGATCGTGATCATCGACGAGTCCAAACTTGTCCCTCACCTAGGAACGCGAAGGCTACCTGTAGAGATTCTCCCTTTTGCCCACACAGCCACCGCCCACCACCTGCAGAAGATCGGCTACACCGGCAAGTGGCGAACAAAGGGAGATGGCTCTCTCTACGTTACAGATAACCAGAACTTCATATTCGACATCCAACTCGCGCAGCCCTGCCTGACCCCTGAAAAAGAGCATGAGACCCTCATCCGCGTTCCAGGCGTTGTCGACACCGGCTTCTTCTTCAACCTCGCCGGCCGCGTCGTCGTCGGCTTCCCCGACGGCCAACTCATCATTCAGTAA
- a CDS encoding tyrosine--tRNA ligase, translated as MHDVIACLQKRGFVDALTSEEIRLVMKNPSKVYVGFDPTADSLHLGNLMGIVALGWFQRFGHTPFVILGGATGRIGDPSGKSIERPLLDSATIKYNISCIQKHFEQILDFSNAATRPVILNNDDWFSEYKLIEFLRDTGKHFRVSGMLAKESVRSRLESEEGMSFTEFCYQLLQAYDFLYLQREYGVVMQMGGSDQWGNITGGIELIRKVLAKPAYGLTFPLLTRSDGKKFGKTEEGAIWLSPERLSPYQFYQYLFGMPDADVIKLMRLLTYMEMEEIEQYEQMMKKPDYTPNTAQRRLAEEITRLVHGEEGLQTALKVTGGAKPGAETSLDPEVLKEIARDMPHVSLKEDETVGQRYVDLVVKIGFLPSKGEATRLISNGGAYLNNEKVQDPQLVIEKKDLIGGRYLLIGSGKKKKILLQTT; from the coding sequence ATGCATGATGTGATCGCGTGCCTGCAGAAGAGGGGATTTGTCGATGCTCTAACGAGCGAGGAGATTCGCCTTGTCATGAAAAACCCATCGAAGGTCTACGTGGGCTTCGATCCAACGGCAGATAGTCTTCACCTGGGTAATCTCATGGGAATCGTCGCGCTTGGCTGGTTCCAACGTTTTGGCCACACGCCGTTTGTTATCCTGGGTGGAGCAACTGGCCGCATTGGCGACCCTTCTGGCAAGAGCATCGAGAGACCACTTCTCGATAGTGCAACGATCAAATACAACATCTCCTGCATTCAGAAGCACTTCGAGCAGATCCTCGACTTTTCAAATGCAGCCACGCGACCTGTAATATTAAATAACGACGACTGGTTTTCCGAGTATAAGCTCATCGAGTTTCTAAGAGACACGGGCAAGCACTTCCGCGTCAGCGGCATGCTGGCAAAAGAGAGCGTCCGCTCACGCCTTGAATCTGAAGAGGGGATGAGCTTTACCGAGTTCTGCTACCAGCTTCTGCAAGCCTACGACTTCCTCTATCTTCAAAGGGAGTATGGAGTCGTGATGCAGATGGGTGGAAGCGACCAGTGGGGCAATATCACGGGCGGGATTGAACTCATCCGCAAAGTTCTTGCGAAGCCGGCTTATGGTCTTACCTTCCCACTGCTCACACGCAGTGATGGGAAGAAGTTTGGAAAGACGGAAGAGGGGGCGATCTGGCTCTCGCCGGAGCGCCTTTCTCCCTACCAGTTCTACCAGTATCTCTTTGGCATGCCGGATGCAGATGTCATTAAGCTCATGAGGCTTCTCACCTATATGGAGATGGAGGAGATCGAGCAGTATGAACAGATGATGAAGAAGCCAGACTACACTCCGAACACAGCGCAGCGGCGCCTTGCAGAAGAGATCACAAGACTCGTGCACGGAGAGGAGGGGCTTCAAACTGCGCTGAAGGTGACAGGCGGAGCAAAGCCGGGTGCAGAGACTAGTCTAGATCCCGAAGTCTTGAAAGAGATCGCAAGAGATATGCCCCACGTCTCACTAAAAGAGGATGAGACGGTAGGCCAGCGCTACGTCGACCTGGTGGTAAAGATCGGCTTTCTGCCAAGCAAGGGAGAAGCCACCCGACTGATCAGCAATGGCGGGGCCTACCTCAATAATGAGAAGGTCCAAGATCCGCAGCTGGTCATAGAAAAGAAGGATCTCATTGGGGGGCGCTACCTCCTCATCGGTTCTGGCAAAAAAAAGAAAATTTTACTACAGACAACATAA
- a CDS encoding HU family DNA-binding protein codes for MGTITKKKLIQVISQERGLHPNDVRNVVQSFLDAMTQFLGKGDRLEFRDFGVFEIVERKQKIGRNPKNAAVPIVIPARLAVKFTPGKKMRKMIERDRLKQQQTQAAPQNKPQLS; via the coding sequence ATGGGCACGATCACAAAAAAGAAGCTGATCCAAGTCATCTCACAAGAGAGGGGTCTCCATCCTAATGATGTGCGCAACGTTGTTCAATCCTTCCTAGACGCGATGACTCAGTTCCTCGGTAAAGGCGACCGCCTCGAGTTCCGCGACTTTGGCGTCTTTGAGATCGTTGAAAGAAAGCAGAAGATCGGGCGCAATCCTAAAAATGCCGCCGTCCCCATCGTGATTCCCGCTCGTCTGGCGGTTAAGTTCACTCCTGGTAAGAAGATGCGCAAAATGATTGAAAGAGATCGTTTAAAGCAGCAGCAGACCCAGGCAGCTCCTCAGAACAAGCCCCAACTCTCCTAA